The Bacteroidota bacterium genome includes a region encoding these proteins:
- a CDS encoding vitamin B12 dependent-methionine synthase activation domain-containing protein, with translation MEEEIAEFPIAVRKIETAEGTERLVRTSATPHDNPVPTPPFWGSRVVDDIKLEKVWEYLNEVALFRGQWQLKRGKKTPEEFAKQVEEIARPKLAEFKLRAKRDRVLEPKVAYGYFPCYSEADDLVVLRPKNQKDLFVSWEPFVPADLEEWTRFTFPRQPTARRLCIADFYLPKEESERRNQTDVVAFTAVTVGREASRYTAKLFSSNEYSDYLFMHGLSVETAEALAEYWHKIVRTELGISGQDAPEIARLFSQGYQGSRFSFGYPACPNLDDQTKLFDLIRPERIGVTLSEEYHLEPEQSTTAIVSHHPNAKYFAIK, from the coding sequence ATGGAGGAGGAGATCGCGGAATTCCCGATCGCAGTTCGCAAGATCGAAACCGCGGAAGGCACCGAGAGACTGGTGCGTACCAGCGCGACACCGCACGACAATCCGGTGCCCACGCCTCCCTTCTGGGGATCGCGCGTTGTCGATGACATCAAGCTCGAAAAAGTCTGGGAATACCTGAACGAAGTCGCGCTCTTCCGCGGACAATGGCAACTGAAGCGCGGCAAAAAAACTCCGGAAGAGTTTGCAAAACAGGTCGAAGAAATTGCTCGACCCAAGCTCGCTGAATTCAAGCTCCGTGCAAAACGTGATCGAGTGCTGGAGCCAAAGGTTGCATACGGGTACTTCCCCTGCTACTCCGAAGCTGATGATCTCGTTGTGCTGAGACCAAAGAACCAGAAGGACCTCTTCGTATCATGGGAGCCGTTCGTCCCAGCCGATTTAGAAGAGTGGACCCGCTTTACCTTCCCTCGGCAGCCCACGGCTCGCAGGCTCTGCATCGCGGACTTCTATTTGCCCAAAGAGGAATCCGAGCGGCGCAACCAGACGGATGTCGTGGCTTTCACTGCCGTGACCGTGGGCCGCGAGGCAAGTCGGTATACCGCGAAGCTTTTTTCATCGAACGAATATTCGGACTATCTCTTCATGCACGGCCTTTCGGTCGAAACCGCCGAAGCACTCGCGGAGTACTGGCATAAAATCGTACGGACCGAGCTTGGAATTTCCGGCCAGGATGCACCCGAGATTGCGCGCCTGTTCAGCCAGGGTTATCAGGGCTCGCGGTTCTCGTTCGGCTATCCGGCATGCCCAAACCTCGATGATCAGACCAAATTGTTTGATCTGATTCGCCCCGAGCGCATTGGCGTGACCCTGAGCGAGGAATATCATCTGGAGCCAGAGCAATCGACGACTGCGATCGTTTCCCATCACCCGAACGCGAAATATTTCGCCATTAAATGA
- a CDS encoding response regulator transcription factor: protein MIRILIADDHAIVREGLKQIVQQTMDIVVAGEASNAAETLEMVRKLPIDLLLLDISMPGRSGLDVLVEIKRDLPNLPVLILSLHPEDQYALRMLKAGAAGYVTKESASEQLIHAIRKVASGGKYMSMPLAEKLVFGMVRDQGLAPHELLSNREFQVFRMIAAGKSVGEIAEELSLSAKTISTNRARIIEKMGLRNNAEFTQYAIQHKLLDATVA, encoded by the coding sequence ATGATCCGCATACTAATAGCGGACGATCATGCAATCGTCCGTGAGGGCTTGAAACAGATCGTCCAGCAAACGATGGATATCGTCGTTGCTGGCGAGGCATCGAACGCGGCCGAAACTCTGGAAATGGTTCGGAAACTTCCGATTGACCTCCTCCTGCTCGACATTTCCATGCCTGGCCGTTCCGGACTCGATGTCCTCGTGGAAATCAAACGAGATCTGCCGAATCTTCCGGTTCTTATTCTAAGTCTGCATCCAGAGGATCAGTACGCACTCCGAATGCTCAAAGCTGGTGCAGCCGGTTACGTCACCAAGGAGAGCGCTTCCGAACAGCTCATCCACGCAATCCGGAAGGTTGCAAGCGGCGGAAAGTACATGAGTATGCCGTTGGCAGAAAAGCTCGTATTTGGAATGGTAAGGGATCAAGGGCTTGCGCCCCATGAATTGTTGTCGAATCGAGAATTCCAGGTCTTCCGAATGATTGCTGCTGGCAAATCCGTGGGGGAGATTGCGGAAGAGCTTTCTCTTTCAGCCAAAACGATTTCTACGAATCGCGCGCGCATTATTGAGAAAATGGGGCTGCGGAACAATGCCGAATTCACCCAATACGCGATTCAACATAAGCTCCTGGACGCGACAGTCGCCTGA
- a CDS encoding helix-turn-helix transcriptional regulator, which translates to MNAQGMTSPTTESPIAADGRDYRDDLRELLDRAHNERGLTRYRLCKQMGIDSGTLSNVLAKRRHFSLEKLEQILGLLGFKLAFAPAPGGPKEIPE; encoded by the coding sequence ATGAACGCACAAGGAATGACCTCACCAACAACAGAAAGCCCAATTGCCGCCGATGGCCGCGATTATCGTGACGATCTTCGGGAATTACTCGACCGCGCGCATAACGAGCGTGGCCTGACGCGATACCGTCTCTGCAAACAAATGGGGATCGATAGCGGCACGCTGTCAAATGTCCTTGCCAAGCGCCGGCACTTTTCCCTGGAAAAGCTCGAGCAGATTCTGGGTTTGCTTGGTTTCAAATTGGCATTTGCACCTGCACCGGGCGGACCAAAAGAAATACCCGAGTAG